A region of Myxococcus stipitatus DSM 14675 DNA encodes the following proteins:
- a CDS encoding DUF6624 domain-containing protein, whose translation MRRLVVVLTALNLAACAHGGAAPESSEVGEVGAQKAPPLTAEATPEARKAASEAEGLARSGESAQALPLYRVAWEGGVRTKDLAYNAACAAALAKASDEALVWLRRAVEAGFDNAKHMKSDPDLVSIRELPGYAPLEQKAAAAEAKLYEAANPELRDELLRRMDEDQEARQALMASNFKDEAAQAKLREVDSRNTVWLKGIIAKVGWPGHEVVGVRGSFAAWLLVQHADQDVAFQSEVLPMLEKAVARGEGSAKNLAYLTDRVAVNTGKPQRYGTQLEEVNGRMVAKTLEDPAGVDERRKAVGLGTLEEYIQSFERMKAASQKP comes from the coding sequence ATGCGTCGTCTTGTCGTGGTGCTGACCGCGTTGAACCTGGCCGCCTGTGCCCATGGTGGTGCCGCTCCGGAGTCCTCCGAGGTGGGGGAGGTGGGGGCGCAGAAGGCGCCGCCGCTGACGGCGGAGGCCACGCCGGAGGCGCGCAAGGCGGCGTCGGAGGCGGAGGGGCTGGCGCGCAGCGGGGAGTCGGCGCAGGCGTTGCCGCTGTACCGGGTGGCGTGGGAGGGCGGGGTGAGGACGAAGGACCTGGCCTACAACGCGGCGTGTGCGGCGGCGTTGGCGAAGGCGTCGGATGAGGCGCTGGTGTGGTTGAGGCGCGCGGTGGAGGCGGGCTTCGACAACGCGAAGCACATGAAGAGCGACCCGGACCTGGTCAGCATCCGGGAGCTGCCGGGGTACGCGCCGCTGGAGCAGAAGGCGGCCGCGGCGGAGGCGAAGCTGTATGAGGCCGCGAACCCGGAGCTTCGGGATGAGTTGTTGCGGCGGATGGATGAGGACCAGGAGGCGCGGCAGGCGCTGATGGCCTCGAACTTCAAGGACGAGGCGGCGCAGGCGAAGTTGCGCGAGGTGGATTCGCGCAACACGGTGTGGCTGAAGGGAATCATCGCGAAGGTGGGGTGGCCGGGGCACGAGGTGGTGGGCGTGCGCGGCTCGTTCGCGGCGTGGCTGTTGGTGCAGCACGCGGACCAGGATGTGGCGTTCCAGTCGGAGGTGCTGCCGATGTTGGAGAAGGCGGTGGCGCGCGGCGAGGGCTCGGCGAAGAACCTCGCGTACCTGACGGACCGGGTGGCGGTGAACACCGGGAAGCCGCAGCGGTATGGGACGCAGCTGGAAGAGGTGAATGGCCGCATGGTGGCCAAGACGCTCGAGGACCCCGCGGGAGTGGATGAGCGACGCAAGGCCGTGGGCCTGGGGACCCTGGAGGAGTACATCCAAAGCTTCGAGCGGATGAAGGCGGCGAGCCAGAAGCCCTGA
- a CDS encoding serine hydrolase domain-containing protein: MDIPRRGLRVGAAVLVVSFSGTGCGLGDEAVNHDLESSESALEQGRSPLAPLDREALRQALSGLPDSAVTAAQVRVEGSAGRWLGSSGVADIHSGAPVPKNARFRIGSITKTFTATVVLQLAAERRVDLDRPVQHYLPGLLPLDYGPVTVRQLLNHTHGLPGVPLPTKDPEWFFENRFRRFTPRELVSLALEQERRFEPGTRQEYGNIGYLVAGLLIEKVTGRPYGHAVRERILQPLELNDTSVPGNDPTIPGPHVRGYEAVTQGDGTVRLIDVTESNQSIPWAAGEMISTTADLDTFLCALFRGRLVPPAQLEEMFTVPDVPFAGGGRAMYSAGLMRIPINGLTLWGKSGDRHGYNNGMGATRDLRRRLVYSVNTLHMGQERPAIADRIVSTTFVTRGSGQ; the protein is encoded by the coding sequence ATGGATATCCCGCGTCGTGGGTTGCGGGTAGGGGCTGCGGTGCTGGTGGTGAGCTTCTCGGGGACGGGCTGCGGTCTCGGTGACGAGGCGGTCAACCACGACCTGGAGTCCAGCGAATCGGCTTTGGAGCAGGGCCGGTCACCCCTGGCGCCGCTCGACCGGGAGGCCCTGCGACAGGCCCTCTCGGGACTGCCGGACTCGGCGGTGACGGCGGCGCAGGTCCGCGTCGAGGGCTCCGCGGGCCGCTGGCTGGGCAGCTCCGGCGTGGCGGACATCCACTCGGGCGCGCCCGTGCCGAAGAACGCACGCTTCCGCATCGGCAGCATCACCAAGACCTTCACCGCCACCGTGGTGTTGCAGCTCGCCGCGGAGCGACGCGTGGACCTGGACCGGCCCGTGCAACACTATCTGCCGGGACTGTTGCCATTGGATTACGGCCCCGTCACGGTGCGCCAGCTCCTCAATCACACGCACGGCCTGCCGGGAGTGCCGCTGCCGACGAAGGACCCCGAGTGGTTCTTCGAGAACCGCTTCCGCCGCTTCACGCCCCGGGAGCTGGTGTCGCTGGCGCTGGAGCAGGAGCGGCGCTTCGAGCCGGGCACGCGGCAGGAGTACGGCAACATCGGCTATCTCGTCGCGGGCCTTCTCATCGAGAAGGTGACGGGCCGGCCCTATGGCCACGCTGTGCGCGAGCGCATCCTCCAGCCGCTGGAGCTGAACGACACGTCCGTGCCAGGCAATGACCCCACGATTCCAGGCCCCCACGTCCGGGGCTACGAGGCCGTCACCCAGGGCGACGGCACGGTGCGCCTCATCGACGTCACGGAGTCGAACCAGTCCATCCCCTGGGCCGCGGGGGAGATGATTTCGACCACGGCCGACCTGGACACCTTCCTCTGCGCGCTCTTCCGGGGACGGCTGGTGCCGCCCGCGCAGCTCGAGGAGATGTTCACCGTTCCGGACGTGCCCTTCGCGGGCGGAGGCCGCGCGATGTACAGCGCGGGCCTGATGCGCATCCCCATCAACGGGCTCACGCTGTGGGGCAAGAGCGGGGACCGGCACGGCTACAACAACGGCATGGGCGCGACGCGGGACTTGCGCCGGCGCCTGGTCTACTCGGTGAACACGCTGCACATGGGGCAGGAGCGGCCGGCCATCGCCGACCGCATCGTCTCCACCACCTTCGTGACGCGGGGGTCTGGCCAGTGA
- a CDS encoding bifunctional alpha,alpha-trehalose-phosphate synthase (UDP-forming)/trehalose-phosphatase: MSRLLLVSNRLPVTVKVEKDSVAVARSAGGLATGLRRPHERSGGLWIGWPGDVSRLSDAQRTRVEAQLAEQRCVPLHLTSSEVNRYYEGYSNRVLWPLCHYMLDRIPRQDRDWEVYRKVNERFADLVAKQYQPGDIIWVHDYQLMLVPGMLRQRLPEARIGYFHHIPFPSSEVFRTLPRRDELLKGLLGADLVGFHTVSYVRHFSGSLLRQLGLDTDVDCITWEGRQVRVGAFPMGIDADAFDALAREVGVLEDVASVRRGAEGQRLLLGIDRLDYTKGIPRRLLAVQRLLEREPSWRGRLRFVQVAVPSRTQVEAYATYREQVNELVGRINGQYGTVQNVPVHYLFRSFNEKQLAGLYRAADVMLVTPVRDGMNLVAKEFCAARPDDDGVLVLSEFAGAADEMRGALVVNTYDIEATADAIEQALKMSETERRERMRGLRAQVKAHDVHWWVSHFLGRLQGLPTVSVNRAKEGAEALARMKSAEHLALMLDYDGTLVGFAPRPELAAPDDALQALLAKLVARPNTTVSVVSGRPRETLQAWFGTLPMGLHAEHGLWSRPAPGLPWKMLEGVTPEWKAAARPVLDEFSARIPGSFVEEKSASLAWHYRQVDPEFGAIQSRELRLKLLETFARQPVDILPGDKVVEVRPHGVHKGRVVDSVTRALAPGTLVVAMGDDRTDEDLFAAIPEDGLTVHAGNKPTRATYRVSGPQEVRALLAALVEPSPE; encoded by the coding sequence ATGTCTCGACTCCTGCTCGTCTCCAATCGTCTCCCAGTCACCGTCAAGGTGGAGAAGGACAGCGTCGCCGTGGCGCGCAGCGCCGGAGGGCTGGCCACGGGGTTGCGCCGGCCGCATGAACGCTCCGGAGGGCTGTGGATAGGTTGGCCCGGGGATGTCTCCCGATTGTCAGATGCTCAACGGACGCGCGTGGAAGCGCAGCTCGCCGAGCAGCGCTGCGTTCCGCTCCACCTCACCAGCAGCGAGGTGAACCGTTACTACGAGGGCTACTCCAACCGCGTGCTGTGGCCGCTGTGCCACTACATGCTGGACCGCATCCCTCGGCAGGACCGCGACTGGGAGGTGTACCGCAAGGTCAACGAGCGCTTCGCGGACCTCGTCGCGAAGCAGTATCAACCGGGCGACATCATCTGGGTGCACGACTACCAGCTGATGCTGGTGCCGGGGATGTTGCGACAGCGGCTGCCCGAGGCCCGCATCGGCTACTTCCACCACATCCCCTTCCCGTCGTCGGAGGTCTTCCGCACGCTGCCCCGGCGCGATGAGCTGCTGAAGGGGCTGCTCGGCGCGGACCTGGTGGGCTTCCACACGGTGAGCTACGTGCGGCACTTCTCGGGCTCGCTGTTGCGGCAGCTCGGGTTGGACACGGACGTGGACTGCATCACGTGGGAAGGGCGCCAGGTGCGCGTCGGCGCGTTCCCCATGGGCATCGACGCGGATGCCTTCGACGCGCTCGCGCGGGAGGTGGGCGTCCTGGAGGATGTCGCCTCGGTGCGCCGGGGCGCGGAGGGTCAGCGGCTCCTGTTGGGCATCGACCGGCTCGACTACACGAAGGGCATTCCGCGCAGGCTCCTCGCGGTGCAGCGGCTCCTGGAGCGGGAGCCCTCCTGGCGCGGGCGGCTGCGCTTCGTCCAGGTGGCCGTGCCCAGCCGCACGCAGGTGGAGGCCTACGCCACGTACCGCGAGCAGGTGAACGAGCTGGTGGGCCGCATCAATGGCCAGTACGGCACCGTGCAGAACGTGCCCGTGCACTACCTCTTCCGCTCCTTCAACGAGAAGCAGCTCGCGGGGCTTTACCGCGCGGCGGACGTGATGCTCGTCACCCCCGTGCGCGACGGGATGAACCTGGTGGCGAAGGAGTTCTGCGCCGCCCGCCCGGATGACGATGGCGTGCTGGTGCTGAGCGAGTTCGCGGGCGCCGCGGACGAGATGCGCGGGGCGCTCGTCGTCAACACGTACGACATCGAGGCCACCGCGGATGCCATCGAACAGGCGCTCAAGATGTCGGAGACCGAGCGGCGCGAGCGCATGCGCGGGCTGCGCGCCCAGGTGAAGGCCCACGACGTCCACTGGTGGGTGTCCCACTTCCTGGGCCGCCTCCAGGGCCTGCCGACGGTGTCCGTGAACCGGGCGAAGGAAGGCGCGGAGGCGCTGGCGCGGATGAAGTCGGCAGAGCACCTGGCGCTGATGCTCGACTACGACGGGACGCTGGTGGGCTTCGCGCCCCGGCCGGAGCTGGCCGCGCCGGACGACGCGCTCCAGGCGCTCCTGGCGAAGCTGGTGGCGCGGCCGAACACGACGGTGAGCGTGGTCAGCGGCAGACCTCGCGAGACGCTGCAGGCGTGGTTCGGCACCCTGCCCATGGGGCTCCACGCGGAGCACGGCCTGTGGTCTCGCCCGGCGCCGGGCCTGCCGTGGAAGATGCTGGAGGGCGTGACGCCGGAGTGGAAGGCCGCGGCCCGGCCGGTGCTCGACGAGTTCTCCGCGCGCATCCCCGGCTCGTTCGTGGAGGAGAAGTCCGCGTCGCTCGCGTGGCACTACCGGCAGGTGGACCCGGAGTTCGGCGCGATCCAGTCCCGCGAGCTGCGGCTGAAGCTGTTGGAGACCTTCGCGCGGCAGCCGGTGGACATCCTCCCAGGCGACAAGGTGGTGGAGGTGCGGCCCCACGGGGTGCACAAGGGGCGGGTGGTGGACTCGGTGACGCGCGCGCTGGCGCCGGGCACGCTGGTGGTGGCCATGGGCGATGACCGCACGGACGAGGACCTGTTCGCGGCCATCCCCGAGGACGGGCTCACCGTTCACGCGGGCAACAAGCCCACGCGGGCCACGTACCGCGTCAGCGGCCCCCAGGAAGTGCGCGCGCTGCTGGCCGCGCTGGTGGAACCCTCGCCGGAATAA
- a CDS encoding arylamine N-acetyltransferase family protein, giving the protein MFDAGRYLERIGAWPDASLAALHRAHLESVPFENLDIHLGRPIRLDVDSLFDKIVARRRGGFCYELNGLFSRLLASRGYAVTPLSAQVASEQKNGTFGPEFDHLTLQVEDGGERWLVDVGFGDGFLEPLRLDDRGVQTRCGHDFRLVPEGERLILWRDLGAGWEAQYSLSLVPRALGDFTGMCHYHQTAPDSFFTQKRLCTRATPSGRVTLKEGALVLTQGQEKQEVPVEEEARARALAEHFGIQL; this is encoded by the coding sequence ATGTTCGACGCTGGCCGCTATCTCGAACGCATCGGTGCCTGGCCGGATGCATCGCTGGCCGCGCTGCACCGCGCCCATCTGGAGTCGGTCCCCTTCGAGAACCTGGACATCCACCTGGGCCGACCCATCCGGCTCGATGTGGACTCGCTGTTCGACAAGATCGTCGCGCGTCGGCGCGGCGGGTTCTGCTACGAGCTCAATGGCTTGTTCTCGCGACTGCTCGCCTCGCGCGGCTACGCGGTGACGCCGCTGTCCGCGCAAGTGGCCTCGGAGCAGAAGAACGGAACCTTCGGCCCCGAGTTCGACCACCTGACGCTCCAGGTGGAGGACGGCGGCGAGCGCTGGTTGGTGGACGTGGGCTTCGGAGATGGATTCCTGGAGCCCCTGCGCCTGGATGACCGCGGAGTGCAGACGCGCTGCGGGCACGACTTCCGGCTCGTTCCCGAGGGGGAGCGGCTCATCCTCTGGCGTGACCTGGGGGCGGGATGGGAGGCGCAGTACTCGCTCTCGCTCGTGCCTCGAGCGCTGGGCGACTTCACCGGCATGTGCCACTACCACCAGACCGCGCCGGACTCGTTCTTCACGCAGAAGCGGTTGTGTACGCGAGCCACGCCGAGCGGCCGCGTCACCCTCAAGGAGGGCGCGCTCGTGCTGACACAAGGCCAAGAGAAGCAGGAGGTGCCCGTGGAGGAGGAGGCCCGAGCGCGGGCCCTCGCGGAGCACTTCGGCATCCAGCTTTGA
- a CDS encoding DUF3857 domain-containing protein: MSRFTWLAAVFVLTCPLWAQARPAADETARTYAAEAMKQAASPRAAASLLRLHSLVDEVEDLTPLVSTYAYVASRRQFDANTRATAQLLLLDTERARGRLVRANEVKQSMGFVGDYFVVGGFDNEGKSGCDTDFGPESPTLDLTASFPGAKGRQVSWHKLTANTADGYVDLASSVRPNREAVAYAVTWLESSQETRVALGLGTSGAFRLWVNGQLAAKEDRYNLPRPDQSRVSVKLRKGLNRVLLKVCQENGPLGFYLRQESPSVRATLPAKVPAVERGAAPAPQVLPTLTSALRALVEKKPEDPQLRADYARVLGFYRGFDDREHTATVEAALAAEEAPKDARLQLLAASLQRDDLNERRRFIEAAIAADPTLSDARVALADHELERGHPERVLELVAPVLEKTPDDAPARLVLARAYEALGERPRAQALVEEAFRYQPRLPRVVRSAAQVSRQLGRDREAMDRMRVVLALRFDDTGTRRSLAALLADTGQVEAAEREYAQLVTLNPFDNGARVRLAELKASNGAVEPAVALFREARELSPDEPEVYEREGRALLAAGRREPALASFERSLVLRPQNPGLKEALRALKGEGTGAGMQHLVDARPLAKEAEAYVHEDAIYLVDNTYVHVQKSGLSSRMTQMVVKVQNARGVDAFRTMPITYSPDRQEVRVLRARVTKLDGSVVESYGENDRNINEPWTGMYYDARAKVLSFPSLAVGDTLEVTYRLDDTAQENLLSDYWGDVESVQGVYPKLRFQYLVEMPKERPLYWNKSRQGSVESAQESLEGGRVLYRWNAKHVSKVVPEPGMPGWAEVAQNLHVSTYQTWDQVGRYWWGLVRDQLQPNTELRQTVDQVLQGVDRKNELAVVRAIYNFVVTNTRYVALEFGIHGFKPYRVDRVLARRFGDCKDKASLIHSMLRVAGVDSRLVLLRMRNLGALDAEPASLAAFNHAIAYVPKFDLYLDGTAEFHGAKELPSADRVANVLVVEPDGKSTFLTTPEAKAEDNATRLKMSVTLRPDGSAQVTGKSSVSGQTAPEYRRAYRPEATRKSTFERAWAQSFPGLTVNEVTLSDTTRLDDDVAMDFQMSIPRYSEVLPNGVRFLPFGTGRTYQQAFAPLAERRFDLVMQSPWVNTFHLTYALPAGWSVTELPQAVDESTPFGRLRMNFRVEDGKLIADGEVMLSVARVKAEEYPAFRDFLGRVDRAFGRRVAIQGPTGRTASLTR; encoded by the coding sequence ATGTCCCGCTTCACATGGCTGGCCGCAGTCTTCGTGCTCACCTGTCCCCTGTGGGCGCAGGCTCGGCCCGCGGCGGACGAGACCGCTCGGACCTATGCGGCCGAGGCGATGAAGCAGGCCGCCTCTCCTCGCGCCGCCGCGAGCCTCCTGCGGCTGCACTCCCTGGTCGACGAGGTCGAGGACCTCACCCCCCTGGTGAGCACCTACGCCTACGTGGCCTCGCGCCGGCAGTTCGACGCGAACACCCGCGCCACCGCGCAGCTGCTCCTGCTCGACACCGAGCGCGCCCGAGGCCGCCTGGTGCGCGCCAACGAGGTGAAGCAGTCCATGGGCTTCGTCGGCGACTACTTCGTCGTCGGCGGCTTCGACAACGAGGGCAAGTCGGGCTGTGACACGGACTTCGGCCCGGAGAGCCCCACCCTGGACCTCACCGCCAGCTTCCCCGGCGCCAAGGGCCGCCAGGTGTCCTGGCACAAGCTCACCGCGAACACCGCGGATGGCTATGTGGACCTCGCCAGCTCCGTGCGCCCCAACCGCGAGGCCGTGGCCTACGCCGTCACCTGGCTGGAGTCCTCCCAGGAGACGCGCGTGGCCCTGGGTCTGGGCACCTCCGGCGCCTTCCGCCTGTGGGTGAACGGGCAGCTCGCCGCGAAGGAGGACCGCTACAACCTGCCGCGCCCGGACCAGTCCCGCGTGTCCGTGAAGCTTCGCAAGGGCCTCAACCGCGTGCTCCTCAAGGTGTGCCAGGAGAACGGCCCGCTGGGCTTCTACCTGCGCCAGGAGTCTCCCTCCGTCCGAGCCACCCTGCCCGCCAAGGTCCCCGCCGTGGAGCGCGGCGCCGCCCCCGCGCCCCAGGTGCTGCCCACCCTCACCTCCGCGCTGCGCGCCCTGGTGGAGAAGAAGCCGGAGGACCCGCAGCTGCGCGCTGACTACGCGCGAGTCCTCGGCTTCTACCGGGGCTTCGACGACCGCGAGCACACCGCCACCGTGGAGGCCGCGCTCGCCGCGGAAGAGGCCCCCAAGGACGCGCGCCTGCAACTGCTCGCCGCCAGCCTCCAGCGCGATGACCTGAACGAGCGCCGCCGCTTCATCGAGGCCGCCATCGCCGCGGACCCCACGCTGTCCGACGCCCGCGTCGCCCTGGCCGACCACGAGCTGGAGCGCGGCCACCCCGAGCGCGTGCTGGAGCTCGTGGCCCCCGTGCTGGAGAAGACGCCGGACGACGCCCCCGCGCGCCTGGTGCTCGCGCGCGCCTACGAGGCCCTGGGCGAGCGTCCCCGCGCGCAGGCCCTCGTCGAGGAGGCGTTCCGCTATCAACCTCGGCTGCCGCGCGTGGTGCGCTCGGCCGCGCAGGTGTCGCGCCAGCTGGGCCGCGACCGCGAGGCCATGGACCGCATGCGCGTGGTGCTGGCCCTGCGCTTCGACGACACCGGCACGCGCCGCTCACTGGCCGCGCTGCTCGCGGACACCGGCCAGGTGGAGGCCGCCGAGCGCGAGTACGCGCAGCTCGTCACCCTCAACCCGTTCGACAACGGCGCGCGCGTGAGGCTCGCGGAGCTCAAGGCCAGCAACGGCGCGGTGGAGCCGGCTGTGGCCCTCTTCCGCGAGGCCCGCGAGCTGTCCCCGGACGAGCCGGAGGTCTACGAGCGCGAGGGCCGCGCCCTGCTCGCCGCGGGCCGCCGCGAGCCCGCGCTGGCCTCCTTCGAGCGCTCGCTGGTGCTGCGCCCGCAGAACCCCGGCCTGAAGGAAGCCCTGCGCGCCCTCAAGGGCGAGGGCACCGGCGCCGGCATGCAGCACCTGGTGGACGCTAGGCCCCTGGCCAAGGAGGCCGAGGCCTACGTGCACGAGGACGCCATCTACCTGGTCGACAACACCTACGTGCACGTCCAGAAGAGCGGTCTGTCCAGCCGCATGACGCAGATGGTGGTGAAGGTGCAGAACGCGCGCGGCGTGGACGCGTTCCGGACCATGCCCATCACCTACTCGCCGGACCGCCAGGAGGTGCGCGTGCTGCGCGCCCGGGTGACGAAGCTGGATGGCTCCGTGGTGGAGAGCTACGGCGAGAACGACCGCAACATCAACGAGCCGTGGACGGGCATGTACTACGACGCCCGCGCCAAGGTGCTCTCGTTCCCATCCCTGGCCGTCGGTGACACGCTGGAGGTGACGTACCGGCTGGATGACACCGCGCAGGAGAACCTGCTGTCGGACTACTGGGGCGACGTGGAGAGCGTGCAGGGCGTCTATCCCAAGCTGCGCTTCCAGTACCTGGTGGAGATGCCCAAGGAGCGCCCGCTGTACTGGAACAAGAGCCGCCAGGGCAGCGTGGAGAGCGCGCAGGAGTCGCTGGAGGGCGGGCGCGTGCTGTACCGCTGGAACGCGAAGCACGTGTCCAAGGTGGTGCCGGAGCCGGGCATGCCGGGCTGGGCGGAGGTCGCCCAGAACCTCCACGTCTCCACGTACCAGACGTGGGACCAGGTGGGCCGCTACTGGTGGGGCCTGGTGCGCGACCAGCTCCAGCCCAACACGGAGCTGCGCCAGACGGTGGACCAGGTGCTCCAGGGCGTGGACCGGAAGAACGAGCTGGCGGTGGTGCGCGCCATCTACAACTTCGTCGTCACCAACACCCGCTACGTCGCGCTGGAGTTCGGCATCCACGGCTTCAAGCCCTACCGCGTCGACCGGGTGCTCGCGCGGCGCTTCGGCGACTGCAAGGACAAGGCGAGCCTCATCCACTCCATGCTGCGCGTCGCGGGCGTCGACAGCCGGCTGGTGCTCTTGCGCATGCGCAACCTGGGCGCGCTGGACGCGGAGCCCGCGAGCCTCGCGGCCTTCAACCACGCGATTGCGTATGTCCCCAAGTTCGATTTGTACCTGGATGGCACCGCGGAGTTCCACGGCGCCAAGGAGCTGCCCAGCGCGGACCGCGTCGCCAACGTCCTGGTGGTGGAGCCGGACGGCAAGAGCACCTTCCTCACCACGCCCGAGGCGAAGGCGGAGGACAACGCCACCCGCCTGAAGATGAGCGTCACGCTGCGCCCGGACGGCAGCGCCCAGGTGACGGGCAAGAGCTCGGTGAGCGGCCAGACGGCGCCGGAGTACCGCCGCGCGTACCGCCCGGAGGCCACGCGCAAGTCCACCTTCGAGCGCGCGTGGGCGCAGAGCTTCCCCGGGCTCACCGTGAACGAGGTGACGCTGAGCGACACCACGCGGCTGGACGACGACGTGGCCATGGACTTCCAGATGAGCATCCCGCGCTACTCGGAGGTGCTGCCCAACGGCGTGCGCTTCCTGCCCTTCGGCACGGGCCGCACCTACCAGCAGGCCTTCGCGCCGCTGGCCGAGCGCCGCTTCGACCTGGTGATGCAGAGCCCGTGGGTGAACACGTTCCACCTCACCTACGCGCTGCCCGCGGGCTGGTCCGTGACGGAGCTGCCCCAGGCGGTGGATGAGTCGACGCCCTTCGGCCGCCTCCGCATGAACTTCCGCGTGGAGGACGGCAAGCTCATCGCCGACGGCGAGGTGATGCTCTCCGTCGCCCGGGTGAAGGCGGAGGAGTACCCCGCGTTCAGGGACTTCCTGGGCCGGGTGGACCGCGCCTTCGGGCGCCGCGTCGCCATCCAGGGCCCCACCGGCCGCACCGCGTCGCTCACGCGGTAG